The DNA sequence CATCTATATTTCTCAGGCCCAATAGATTTAATGTCTACTTTGCACTCTTTGCTTTCTTACTTCATCCACTTATTTTGATGCATAAGGTATCGAGGTGAAGAAGACCGTGGTCGTCACAATATCTTCTGACAAAGGTCTTTGCGGTGGTATAAATTCTACAGCAGTCAAGATCAGCAGGGGCCTTCATAAGTTGAACTTTGGTGGTACACCACCCTCATGTCTTTAGCTCTCTGCAATTTGGGCAAATAGAGAGTAACATTTGTTAATGTGTTACACAGGTCCTGAAGCAGAGTGTAAATATGTCATTTTGGGGGAGAAAGCCAAAGCCCAGCTCATACGTGACTCAAAGAAAGACATCGAGTTATCAATCATAGAGTTGCAGAAAAATCCTCTCAACTACAGTCAGGTCATCTATCTATATCCACAACTGTGAACCTAACCAAATTTACTTCACTTGTATCAATATTTggtcctaaaatggaaaatggagCTACTTTTGGTTTGCAGGTAGCTATGCTTGCAGATGACATCTTGAAGAATGTGGAGTATGATGCACTAAGGATCGTATACAGCAAGTTCCAGTCAGTCGTATCGTTTATACCATCAGTCTCAACCGTACTGTCTCCCGAGGTGAATGAAGGGCTGAAGCTACCCCCATTTTTTAGCCATATAAACTACTCCATAGTGAATGATCTGATGGTGGTGTAGATTGTTGAGAGAGAAGCTGAGGCCGGGGGAAAGCTCGCGGAACTTGATTTGTATGAAATTGAAGGTGGCGAGGCTAAGTCCGAGGTGCTTCAAAACCTCACCGAGTTCCAGTTTTCCTGCGTATGTCGCTCTTCACCTCGGTCTCCTCTTTTGCATAATCGGAGCTTGTTCTAATAAGGAAGTGGTCTTGACTTTTGATGGATGTGTGCAGGTGATGTTCAATGCAGTGTTGGAAAATGCTTGCAGCGAGCAGGGTGCGAGAATGTCGGCCATGGATAGCTCAAGCAGGAATGCAGGAGAGATGCTTGATCGACTAACGCTCACTTATAACCGGTTTGTTTCTTTATTACTTTTTGCAATTTGAGAAGAGAGAGTGATGAGAATTGTTGATGTTTTGTGTTTGGATTTGCAGAACTCGTCAAGCATCCATCACTACTGAATTGATAGAGATCATATCTGGAGCATCGGCGTTGGAGggttaataaaaaatgatagcTTGATTGATGGATAATAAGCTGATTCAAGCAGAGATAAATAACAGCAGCTTACTTTCTCCTTCTGCAGAGAATGTTGGCTTATGATATAGACATGATGTCGGattcctttttatttgataaaataataaagtggatatttttaaagtttagcCTGATTGGTGGGACCTTTTTTCCGAATTTTACCTAAAATCGTATTTTGCCTGAATATCCATCCATATACGAAATTTGATGATTGGCCTTATGAATTTCACCATAATTCATGGATTGGTAGGTGTAAATactaataaagaataaaagaaaaaatgaagttaaaaaCTAACTGCAGTCTGCAACCACAACTAGTTCATTTAGACTTTAGACTAGAGCGGCCGCGATGATGATGATATCAATGGAGTCCGCCGTCGTCAAACTCCCCCCATCTCTCCGCACCATCAAACTCAACCCTAACCGCAAAAACCGCATTCTCCGCTTCGCTTCCTCCGCCTCCGCTCCCGCTCCTCTTTCAACCGACCCGCAGCTCGGCCCCGGATCCCTCGGGCACCTCACCCGGCCCGATTTCCCCATCCTCCACCAGGCACACCTCTATTTCCCGTCTCTCTAAACCCCTTCCCCCTAATTTGTCTATACGtcgttttgatttttgtgttgGAATCTCTTTGATTGTGCAGGAGGTGAATGGGAAGAGGCTGGTGTATTTGGATAACGCCGCCACGTCTCAGAAgccggcggcggtggtggacGCCCTGCGGAATTATTACGAGTTGTATAATTCGAACGTTCACCGCGGAATTCATTATCTGAGGTAATTTTCTAGAGGAAACTCTGTCGGTGTGGATTGTCCGctgatttatttttggtgcTGTGGTGTAGTGCAAAGGCGACGGATGAATATGAGCTGGCGAGGCAGAAGGTGTCGAATTTTATAAACGCATCGGAGAGTAGAGAGATTGTGTTTACGAGAAATGCTACTGAGGCAATCAATTTGGTGGCTTATAGTTGGGGTCTCTCGAATCTAAAGGAGGGAGATGAGGTACATAATTTTCCTTCTGCGACTGTTTCCTTTTCCAGTTCGCTTCTTTGCTCATTTGAGTTGATGTAGATTCGGCTTGACAGAATGTTATCCTGTATTATTGTGATATTCGATAAGAACCGACTACCATATTGCTACATGGCCAAAATTTGTTGAGTTGATGTGGATACTGCTTaacatgttttcctttttgctcgtattctatttttcttcctTAAATCCAAACCTTTTAATGTCTTTGCTATGAGTTAGAGTTAGCTAATAGGTACTGATTCACAATTTTCAGGTTATACTTACCATCGCTGAACATCACAGTGCTATTGTTCCTTGGCAATTTGTAGCTCAAAAGACTGGTGCAGTGTTGAAGTTTGTTAATTTAGGAGAGGATGAAGTTCCAGATGTAGAAAAGCTAAGAGAAATGATCTCGAAGCGGGCAAAACTTGTCATTGTTCATCATGTCTCCAATGTGCTGGGTTAGTCTATTTCTATCATGTGAAGAGGAATAATTGTAGATTGTGACATGAAGtttatttaactaaaatacATAGAGAAGAAGCTTATGTGAGTTGTTTTGGAAAAAGCATCTTTTTCTGGCCATTtattcattactaaaaatatgatataagGTTTACTATGACAAGAAGCTATTTGTTCATGACCAGTTCTGATTCTCCTCTCTTCCATCTTTCCCGCAGCTTCTGTTCTTCCAATTGATCAAGTGGTAAGCTGGGCTCATGATGTTGGAGCCAAAGTGCTCGTTGATGCTTGTCAAAGTGTTCCTCATATGGTGGTTGATGTGAGGAGCCTTGACACTGATTTTCTGGTTGCTTCTTCCCATAAGGTGAAGTCTTTTCCATTTGCATTAGAATTTAAGTCCATATCTATGTATTAGCTCTCAAGTTTTATAAGTCAGTGTTTGAAGTGaagaattaatcatgcttcaGATGTGTGGGCCTACAGGCATTGGATTCttatatggtaaaagtgaGCTCTTGTCCTCCATGCCTCCTTTCTTAGGTGAGTTATCCTTAACCCTCTAGCCATGTTTGTTTTCTCTCACATTAAAATGTGATATAGTTTTGTACACAATTACTGAATCGTGAAATTCTGTTTTAGTGTTTTATGAGCTTGTCTTTTTAAAATCTCTATGACATTATCTCAGGTGGTGGTGAGATGATAGCAGATGTGTATTTGGATCACTCAACCTTTGCTGAACTTCCTTCTAAGTGAGTGTCTCACGTGCCACTAAATCAATATTAGTTGTAGGAATTGGGCAACAAATGAACAATTATTTTTGGCATTGATTTTAGTATAGGGGTGAAGTCACACTTGGTTAATACCAAAATGAACTAATATCTGTTGCCTGCATTAAATTTCTGATTTGCACACAAAAGAAAATGCATTGATATTCAAGTTATCCTAGTGTGTAACATAATGCTATGaaatagtttaaaaataattgctaCCAATAAACAACACCGTTTCATTTTTGCACATGCATTATAAACCAAATTTCCATGTTAAGGCTTTATATTCCACAATGAGTTGGATATAAACTCAAATCATGTCTATTTTAATGATgttaatttatgaataaatatcaAGATGTTCGTTTTTGTTCGGGTCAACATTGATAGCATAATGGCATGCTTATTCATCGTTTCTGATTGTGATAGATTTGAAGCTGGAACTCCTGCTATTGGGGAAGCCATTGGATTGGGGACAGCAATCGATTATTTGTCAGCCATTGGGATGCAAAAGATTCATGAATATGAGGTAAAAATATGCACTATTTTCCTCGCCACCTTACCGAAGAATACTTCTATTCTTCCTGCAAGTGGAAGCTACTAGTACTGGAATAATACTTTCTCCTCTGATCAAACTCGTTGAAGCCTTACTTATTTTCACATCCACTCTATCAAGGTCATAAGACTCACTAGTAATAGTCGACGTGCTATTCTTGTGAGCCTACACATCAACTCCAAgtttttttctagttttttaggattagagtattatatttccattttaagttgATCATATCTTCAAAATACAGGAGCCAGCAGCATCATCAACAAAGTTTTCCTTTTCCCTTTGCAGGTAGAGCTAGCGAATTATCTGTATGATCGACTGAGCTCGGTACCCAGTGTCCGTGTCTACGGCCCAAAACCATCTAGAAGCGTGACCAGAGCAGCACTATGCTCTTTCAATGTGGAAGATGTTCATCCAACTGATATTGCAACTTTTCTTGACCAACAGGTACATACACTGTAAATTGTCGTGTTTCGTCTCTTCAACATATAGTGTCAATCTGTGACCttgtctttttttctttcctcaGCATGGCGTCGCGATAAGATCAGGTCACCACTGTGCACAGCCCCTTCATCGGTACTTGGGGGTGAACTCGAGTGCTCGCGCCAGCCTTCATTTCTACAATACAAAAGAGGATGTGGATGACTTCATCAGTTCCCTATCCGACACCATCAACTTTTTTGCATCTTTCAAGTAGAAAAGACTGGTGTAGAATGTACGTATGTCTGAATAAGGAATATTCAACAATAACAATTTTATGTATCGAAATACCATAGTATTTTGTTGGATGGAATTATGAAAAGCGGAATTTTGGCTCAAGGGtcattgtgaatttgtgaacaTCGGTTTATTCCAGTGTTATTTTCAAGCATATATGTGTTCAGTACTAGCAAATTAAGCTACAATTTCAAACGCAGTATCAATCTAAATGAAGTCAAACATAAAGAtgacatttttaatgataaaatcaGAATTTTGCACTTATTTATTGCAACGGAGAATCTCTAGACGAACTTGAAACAACTCGATCTGATCCTCTCAACTCAAGAATGGGGGGTTTGGGGCTCGATCCTTGAAATCTGGTAAAATTTCGTGAAATAGACGCTTCATAACTCTTCACTCACCCCCGAATTCCAATAACTCGATCCAAAATGGAGCAAAATCCCAGACCCAAAACAATCCTCGAAACATGCGGCGAAGAAATCATCAGAATCGTAACCCCAGTTTCGATATGTATGCTACTGGTCGTAATTCTGGTATCAGTCCTCAACAGAGGCTCCTCCTTGGACGACGGCATCTCATTCGCATCCATGGCCACCATGGCCTACTCCGAGAGCAGCTCAGACTCCATCTGGGACAAGCTCAAAGGCGCCCTCTTGAACTCCCTCGTCTTCGTTGCTGTTGTCACGGTTGCCACTTTCCTAATGGTGCTCCTCTTCTACCTCAAATGCACTAAATTCTTGAAATACTACATGGGTTTCTCTTCCCTCCTCGTTTTGGGATTCATGGGTGGTGAGATTGCCATTTTCTTGATCAAAGCTTCAAGCTTTCCCATTGATTGCTTTACATTTGCTGTCGCCTTGTATAATTTCACTGTTGTTGGTGTTATGGCTGTGTTCATGTCAAGAATGGCTATTTTTGTCACTCAAGCTTACTTGGTTGTGATTGGGGTGCTGGTTGCTTATTGGTTTACCCTGTTGCCCGAGTGGACGACGTGGGGGCTCTTGGTTGCTATGTCGCTGTATGATCTAGCTGCGGTGTTGTTGCCTGGGGGTCCATTGAGGCTCTTAGTGGAGCTTGCCATGGATAGAGATGAAGATATCCCTGCTCTTGTTTATGAGGCACGGCCGGTTATTAGTGATGCTGGTTTGGGTGATGGTGTGGCGAGGAGAAGGGTTTGGAGAGAGGGCAGGGgtgattttgatgaagatcAAAGGCTTAGGTCTGATCGTCTTCCGGATTCTAGTCTGGGGAGTTACTTATATGGTGAGAGCCAGAGTGCGAGGAATATTGTTGATGCTGAAGATGGAAGAGCATTAGGAGGAGCTTCTGAGCTTGCTGCTCCTCTCATGCAacatattaatattcaaatgaaTTCTTTGGAGAACGCTGCTTCAAGTGACAATATGGCGCTTGAGGGAATTGGCTTGGGCTCCTCTGGTGCGATCAAGCTTGGACTTGGCGATTTTATCTTTTACAGTGTTTTAGTTGGAAGAGCTGCTATGTACGACTTCATGACGGTGTATGCGTGTTACCTTGCTGTCATAGCTGGTCTTGGTATAACTCTGATGCTCCTTGCATTTTATCGAAAAGCTTTGCCTGCTCTACCTTTCTCTGTCCTGCTAGGCgtgttgttttatttattgactaGGTTGTTGCTCGAAACTTTTGTTGTACAATGTTCTATGAACCTATTGATGTTTTAGATTTATAAGACATTATCTATGATTTCTGATTGTATTCAGTTTTAAACATTTTCTTGTGGAATCCTTTTATTGCACATAAGCTGAAGTGAAGTCGCCTTGGTTGGGTGTTAGGTGGCCAGACTTCTCAGTATGAGTTTACCTAGATACATCATCTTATATGGTATTGCAAACAAGCTGAAATTCCATAGTAAAATACTAAACTTAGTGGCAGGCTGTCTCATCATTTCTCCCCCTTTGTTGACATTGTTATGATATCTATCACTAGAAGTGTAACTGGGGAAGCCCTATTGGTGGTTCATTGGAGAATGTCGGTGTCATGACCTAGAATAATCGATTGTAATGGCGATGCCTAAGCGGATGTGCTATTCAAATAAACTAGTCACAGATACATTACATAGACGTATGTGTGGTAGATGCAATCTAAAATAATCCTTAAAGTCTAGTCAGGAATTGATGGTGTTCCTGGCAACGCTAACTGGttgaatcttttttttttggtttgtgaAATCATATTTTTCCTTCATCTAGTTTGATCGttgtttatttgaatatttgaagaaaaaaaccTGCTTTCAATCACATTTTCTAAGACTATCCTACTTTTGAACATCTACCACCAGACTTCTGATGCTATAGTTAAGATTTATTACAGAACTGAAATAAAGAGAAGAAGCAGTGTTAATAACAGAAATACCAAGTTAGCTTGTCAACTCTTTTGTCAAAAATTTGCTACTCATTTATCCTACCACATTTACATTTGCTGTTTTGGAGCTAATGGGATCAGTTTGAAATGatctatgaaattgaatcatgGATTACCACCAATCCAGGAACTAGCAGAAAAATCCAAATCTgtgttttcttcttccctcTCTCGAGAACTCATTTGCATTTTACTCAAGAGTATCTCTATCTCATAGACATCAGCTGTTACAAGATAACCATATTGTTAGTTGAAGGTTGAACAAGGTGAAGTTCGAAGAATGTGAAATTCCTCTTTTGCAAAACTCTAATTAAGCCCtgtttgaattttctttaCCTTTACACAACTATATGTTGGGCCTGAGACTGGATCAAAGTGATCTTGGTAGATGCCAAGCCCCTATACCAAGCATCACTGGGATCTCAATATTCCGAAAGTGACAtgtgtataaatatatgtaaggCCACATATGATGACACTAAGAGGCCCTTATCTTGATTGTCCAGTAAATGTTTCTATTGCTTCTCAGTTTCAATCCTAATCCTTCTTTTGCACGagtacatcattttattagcTGTTTTGAACTGCTTTGATAACTGCATCACTGTATCTAAGTATTTTTAGCAGCAGAGTATGCATACTTTACCACTTGTGACtttattgcattaaatgccATGGCTTGCACTTTCATAATCATGTGGTTGGGGAACTTCTAGCATCAACTACCCTTTACAAGATGTTATATATACcctttttgcattaaatgctatAAATGTTGTGAAAAGTTCAATCTGGATACTGAGGACCAGTAGGATCATGGCGTCGTGCACAGCGTGTGTAATTCCGAGGCACGTTCTTCTGAAGGAGGACCATTTCTCTTGTTTATTTTGCTCATGTTTCAGTCAATGAAGTATATAAATGCTGTATAAAAATCTATTGTTTAAGCATACCATATGCTCAATTAGCATTTGTAGCTACAAGTATACTTAGCTCGGGTTTTTGTCATTATAAATGACCAGTTCCATTACCGGGTAGCTGAGATACAAGAAGTTTTACAGTTGCTCATTCTTTTACCAAATTGTATGGTGATAATATCTTCCTGATGTGAATGGTCAAGAGTCTTCTTGATATATCTTCCTGAACATTGAAATGTAACGGTCAATCTAGGACTGGGTTAACAGAATTACAAAGTGCTGGATCACTCTCATCCATGAATTAGTTTGACATACATTGAGAGTCGTCTGCATGTTTTCTGGTGATATTAATGTGCATTGAATACAGTAGCCTTGTTTTTATCATACTCAGACATGCTTCAAAATGCAGGGCTGGTGAAATTGCTCTAGACACGGTACTGACACTTTCTAAATTCTTTTTGTTGAGGGATATTTCACAGCTGCTGCATACTCTTAGTCTCTTCCTAATGGctcctttttttattgtctCCCACTATTGCAGAAGACTGATAATTGTGGCATGGCGATGATCAGGCTGAAGTTACAGTATGCTATGGGGACAATCCAATTTGAACTAACTAGGTACGAAAACTCTGGACTTGCTTTAAGAATGCCATTAAGACGTTAATCGACATGCTAATACATCTTACCTTGGACTGGTAACTTGATACTGCAAGTAAATTTGATAATGATGGGTTCTCTACTATATTGGAAGAGTGAGAAATTCTTCACTCGTTTCTGTGTTTTTTGATGAATTCTGTTTTCAAACACTCACAGACTTGATTGGAAATGGAGCACAACGATGGTCAGGAGGCCATCTCATTCAGAAGCATATCGAGAGGAAGCTCATGATGGTAATTCTATGCTGTTATTTTTGTACAAATCTTTTGTCGATAGAATATGGTTATGCTACGTATGGGAGGGTGTAACCCGGAGTATAATATACAGCTAACGTTACAACATTTAGAGCGTTAGAAATTGAGAAGGCATACATACTACAGaacaacaaacaaaagaaTAGTAAAAACTAGGAAGAATGAACGCATTTGAAATCATCCGTGTCACCTTTTCCAAGAATGGCTCAATGACTTCGATGAGCCTCCAAGAAGATCCATGATGTACACTCCCAGCTCCTGTTCGGTGTACTTGATGTGCTTTTCGCCAATAGAACTGCTGATCTTACTGACAAAGTTGCGATACGGTTGGATGACTGTCTTGGAAGCTAATATCCTCACATCTTCGCGGAGTTGAGGATCTGGGACAACCCATCTTGTCTGGCTCTTGTACAGATCCTCAAAAGCAGTGTTGAAATCTTGGCATCTCGCCTTTAGAGTTGCCTTCCCGACTTTCCCATCGTCATGGAGAAAGGTCAGTAATGAACTCCACGTCGTTCTTTGGTAATACATTGCATGCTGCCGGAGCTTCACATAGTGTTTTCTGATCCAATCATCACCAAAGTAGGGGCTGATTTTGGAATTCTTGATCTTCTCAACTGTGTAATGGAAATTGTTCATCAAAAAGATATGCTTTAATGAAGAATCTCTGTATAAACTCGATTTCTCATCTAAGGCTGCTTCTAAAATTGATGTGAGTGACTGCAGGTAAATTGCTAAGGCACAAGCTGGATTGGGATCTGCCTCGGCATCCATGTTGTGCTCTTTGTCTCCACTCTCCCTGTCGTGTTCTTGATCTTGAAGAAGCAAAGGAAGCGTATCCTCATATTCAGCGAAGCACAAGATGTAGTTGGCAACGTACTTTGTTAGGGGATGAATCCCTCCATTTTGGAACGGGGTTGTGGAAGTGCATGTTGCAATGCGGTTTCCGAACTCGTTGAGGATGACTCTAACAGATTCTCCTAGCTGCAACAGAAGCTCGTGGAAGTCAATCCTGATCAACGACTCCGTCTCTTGTGAGAACAGAGCGTCCAAATCCGGGACGAGATCAGCTAAAACCTCGTACATATCGAGCAAGCAGAAGAGCCATTCGGGCTCATGGGGTCCAATCAACACAGCTTGACCAAAATTCAAGAGACAGAAGAGAGGTCCCCTTGAAGCCTCGATCAGGCAAGCTGTGCTGACCTGGTCGTATTCTCCAAGAACTTGGTCGAACAGCCGTTTTGCGCTGCCAAGATAGATGCCGATGATTCTCGTCATCGCCACACGCCATTTCCTGATCCTCGAGTTCAAGTGCTTCCACTCCATCCGCTTCACATCTTCTATGCTAAGCTGCTCCACATAGAGAATCATCGAGTACTCCGCTAATACATCCTTCCAGAACGCGGTGAATGGCAGACAGAACTCCTGAGCATAGCCCGAGGCAAACATTGTATCCGCGATGGACTTGATTTGAGGAACCACATCGGGATGGATCAGATCCATCGTGCAATCCTCGGTCTCTGAGCTGCTACGGCCCCTGAGAGACGCGTCCTCGACCGAATCATCTTCGTTGGAGATGACAGACTCCTCGTATATGGGATACACTTCGAAAACCGGGTATTCATGCTCGAAACACTGCTTGTTCTGCACAAGTATGTGGATCAGCTCATTTTGGAGCCTGTCCATAGCCATATGCAGAGTAGTTTTTGCTTGATCAAGAACCCCATTACTCATTCGACTCAACGGCATACCTTCAAGAGCCTCAATCGATCTCTGCACCTCGCCAACTGCTTCCAAGTATTCCAAGATTATCACTGGACCGGAAGCCCAGATCTTCGAATAGCTTGAGTGCAGACTTGTGATGGTTTCGCGGGACGAGACGACCCTCTTTTTGAGCTCTGTGATGATATCCCCATCCGGCTCATCTTCATTGAGCTTGATCATTGTAGACAAATGGAAGTCGAGCTTTTCCAAAATCCCCCTCACATCACTGCTCATGAGCTTGGTTGCTTGAAGGGCCTTCATCAGGTGATACGAAGCAGCAACAACGTGGCTGTCCGCGTCGGTGATATCGGCCATCGGTGGTTCTTGAAGGAAGAAAGTAGGCTGTTTTGGGTTCTTGAATGGAGAGCAaaagattcaatctttttGATGTGGAAATATCAGTAAATCAAGGCTTTTGAAGGCAACCGAAGAATTAGAGAATCTAGAGGTTTTTGCAGTAGAATTTTGGGTTCTTGAATGGTGAGCaaagattcaatctttttGGTTGTGGAAATATCAGTAAATCAAGGCTTTTGAGGCATCAGAAGAAGCAGAGAATCTAGAGGTTTTGCAGTAGAATTTACCACTcatgttttgaaaaaacaGAAGGGAAGATGGATAAAGGTGTAGACTATATCTGAACACTGACCATTGCAGCCTCCCTTGTTTGAATACTGACTTCACAAAATCCAGAGAGAAACAAGAAAACTTTCCTCAAAATTCAAGAACGTGCAGAGAAACAAAGGTAAGGATTTTTCTCTTGATCATTCTCATTTCACAGCACACACATCAACAACATAAATAATTGTGTAATCATGagcaaaatactaaaaaaaagtccATCAAAATTTTGCAGGTAGAGTCTCAAGATTTCTGCTGGTTTGTAAGAGAAATGGGGCAGCTACAGATATTGTAGAACTAAACTGAAGTGGTAAGGaaaggggaagaagaagaagaagatgatggtTGAAATTtcagaagagaagagaagctTCTTTGAGATTGGTgcaatttgtttaatttatttgcaaCGACTTTACtctgtaaattagttagttaATTTGTTACCACAAGTAGCAATGTCATTGTCAAGTGTAACTTGAATTTCactctttgtttttttttttttttttttttttctcttgtgTTTTTCAACTCTTTAAATCTGATTTGTTATTGGACTCTTGACTTTGACCAGTGAATGGTTTTATATTCGGACATGTCATTTTCTGTACGGTCAAAGGTTGGACCCATGTTTATTGCAAATGGTTCAAAGTTCAAACacatattcttatttttcattttatactgtatttcttttcttatgaataaaattactaaaagaCTTTATGTTTACGTGAAtggaataaatgaaaaaaattaacatttaatattttatttttagaagatATTAAAGTGGCtaaaatttgacaaatttttgtgatttaaataattattatcttttttatgtGTTGTTGCCTGTTGGTGTTAGGCTAGTTTTTTTCAACATTAAAAGATACTTTTGGACTTTGCTCTCCATTAGAagtcttattttatcatttttgtttgGTCTAtattagaagtctcatttcatttttattatttttggcaaGTGAAATacctcacattctactaattcattttacttatattttattataaaattaatatataaaagtaggactcacgtTCCATTAACTTTTGTACTCTCTTGCTCTCTTTcaattacaaaatcaattttttttttaaacttgtATCAGTCAAAAATGACAATTCTAATGGGGACCGGATGCAACATTACATAAATGCATAAGTTTATCTAAACAAGGAGAATGCAACaagtatattttatagtactagtagtatttattttaagaagaaaattgatcatatatgtatatttttattttaaagcgTAAGATAGGGTAGtacatttacatttattttcaattgattgGCATGAATTATGGtatgtattactccctccgtcctgtAATAGGAGCcctatttagttatgacaccAGTTTTATAAAACGTAAAGAAAAGAgtgttgaataagttagtggaatatgagtcttacttatatagtatattagttttataataacatgtgtagtgaaataaattagtgtaatgtgagacctatttattatttatgataaaaatgaaatatgactcttattgtaggACAgactgaaatgacaaaataagtCTCTTGTTGTGagatgaagggagtacttaattGATAGTGATTGGTAtgtaaagcaaataaaaactGAATATTACTCTATAAACGAAGAAGAATtgagaaatttttgaaattgagaGGATTCTAGAGTGCCAACTACCACCTAAATAGAGATATTGTTGTATTTTCAATCATGTTACAtgtattaaatactccctccgtctccaaagagtat is a window from the Salvia hispanica cultivar TCC Black 2014 chromosome 1, UniMelb_Shisp_WGS_1.0, whole genome shotgun sequence genome containing:
- the LOC125201785 gene encoding ATP synthase subunit gamma, mitochondrial-like isoform X2, whose protein sequence is MAMVASRCQGRRIAASFFSPITIRHSLASSEESAFSGVRSISTQIVRNRMKSVKNIQKITKAMKMVAASKLRAIQTKAENSRGLWQPFTALLGDLPSIEVKKTVVVTISSDKGLCGGINSTAVKISRGLHKLNFGPEAECKYVILGEKAKAQLIRDSKKDIELSIIELQKNPLNYSQVAMLADDILKNVEYDALRIVYSKFQSVVSFIPSVSTVLSPEIVEREAEAGGKLAELDLYEIEGGEAKSEVLQNLTEFQFSCVMFNAVLENACSEQGARMSAMDSSSRNAGEMLDRLTLTYNRTRQASITTELIEIISGASALEG
- the LOC125201785 gene encoding ATP synthase subunit gamma, mitochondrial-like isoform X1, whose amino-acid sequence is MAMVASRCQGRRIAASFFSPITIRHSLASSEESAFSGVRSISTQIVRNRMKSVKNIQKITKAMKMVAASKLRAIQTKAENSRGLWQPFTALLGDLPSIEVKKTVVVTISSDKGLCGGINSTAVKISRGLHKLNFGGPEAECKYVILGEKAKAQLIRDSKKDIELSIIELQKNPLNYSQVAMLADDILKNVEYDALRIVYSKFQSVVSFIPSVSTVLSPEIVEREAEAGGKLAELDLYEIEGGEAKSEVLQNLTEFQFSCVMFNAVLENACSEQGARMSAMDSSSRNAGEMLDRLTLTYNRTRQASITTELIEIISGASALEG
- the LOC125201784 gene encoding cysteine desulfurase 1, chloroplastic-like; the protein is MMMISMESAVVKLPPSLRTIKLNPNRKNRILRFASSASAPAPLSTDPQLGPGSLGHLTRPDFPILHQEVNGKRLVYLDNAATSQKPAAVVDALRNYYELYNSNVHRGIHYLSAKATDEYELARQKVSNFINASESREIVFTRNATEAINLVAYSWGLSNLKEGDEVILTIAEHHSAIVPWQFVAQKTGAVLKFVNLGEDEVPDVEKLREMISKRAKLVIVHHVSNVLASVLPIDQVVSWAHDVGAKVLVDACQSVPHMVVDVRSLDTDFLVASSHKMCGPTGIGFLYGKSELLSSMPPFLGGGEMIADVYLDHSTFAELPSKFEAGTPAIGEAIGLGTAIDYLSAIGMQKIHEYEVELANYLYDRLSSVPSVRVYGPKPSRSVTRAALCSFNVEDVHPTDIATFLDQQHGVAIRSGHHCAQPLHRYLGVNSSARASLHFYNTKEDVDDFISSLSDTINFFASFK
- the LOC125211138 gene encoding presenilin-like protein At2g29900, with the translated sequence MEQNPRPKTILETCGEEIIRIVTPVSICMLLVVILVSVLNRGSSLDDGISFASMATMAYSESSSDSIWDKLKGALLNSLVFVAVVTVATFLMVLLFYLKCTKFLKYYMGFSSLLVLGFMGGEIAIFLIKASSFPIDCFTFAVALYNFTVVGVMAVFMSRMAIFVTQAYLVVIGVLVAYWFTLLPEWTTWGLLVAMSLYDLAAVLLPGGPLRLLVELAMDRDEDIPALVYEARPVISDAGLGDGVARRRVWREGRGDFDEDQRLRSDRLPDSSLGSYLYGESQSARNIVDAEDGRALGGASELAAPLMQHINIQMNSLENAASSDNMALEGIGLGSSGAIKLGLGDFIFYSVLVGRAAMYDFMTVYACYLAVIAGLGITLMLLAFYRKALPALPFSVLLGVLFYLLTRLLLETFVVQCSMNLLMF
- the LOC125203230 gene encoding uncharacterized protein LOC125203230, which gives rise to MCIEYSSLVFIILRHASKCRAGEIALDTKTDNCGMAMIRLKLQYAMGTIQFELTRLDWKWSTTMVRRPSHSEAYREEAHDANVTTFRALEIEKAYILQNNKQKNSKN
- the LOC125203221 gene encoding exocyst complex component EXO70E2-like is translated as MADITDADSHVVAASYHLMKALQATKLMSSDVRGILEKLDFHLSTMIKLNEDEPDGDIITELKKRVVSSRETITSLHSSYSKIWASGPVIILEYLEAVGEVQRSIEALEGMPLSRMSNGVLDQAKTTLHMAMDRLQNELIHILVQNKQCFEHEYPVFEVYPIYEESVISNEDDSVEDASLRGRSSSETEDCTMDLIHPDVVPQIKSIADTMFASGYAQEFCLPFTAFWKDVLAEYSMILYVEQLSIEDVKRMEWKHLNSRIRKWRVAMTRIIGIYLGSAKRLFDQVLGEYDQVSTACLIEASRGPLFCLLNFGQAVLIGPHEPEWLFCLLDMYEVLADLVPDLDALFSQETESLIRIDFHELLLQLGESVRVILNEFGNRIATCTSTTPFQNGGIHPLTKYVANYILCFAEYEDTLPLLLQDQEHDRESGDKEHNMDAEADPNPACALAIYLQSLTSILEAALDEKSSLYRDSSLKHIFLMNNFHYTVEKIKNSKISPYFGDDWIRKHYVKLRQHAMYYQRTTWSSLLTFLHDDGKVGKATLKARCQDFNTAFEDLYKSQTRWVVPDPQLREDVRILASKTVIQPYRNFVSKISSSIGEKHIKYTEQELGVYIMDLLGGSSKSLSHSWKR